Proteins encoded together in one Mauremys reevesii isolate NIE-2019 linkage group 11, ASM1616193v1, whole genome shotgun sequence window:
- the PECR gene encoding peroxisomal trans-2-enoyl-CoA reductase isoform X2, which yields MQSCNVVIASRKLDRLQTAAKELAAKISSSNPVKVTPIQCNIRREEEVEALVKSTLDLHGRIDFLVNNGGGQFPSPAEAISSKGWNAVIETNLSGTFYCCKAVYNAWMREHGGAIVNIVADMWKGFPGMSHTGAARAAVDNLTKSLAIEWAHSGVRINSVAPGVIFSETAVANYKELGEEMFKNYIQKIPAKRLGIPEEVSPTVCFLLSHAASFITGETVKVDAGQSLYSSTWEIPDHNRWPSAPEGDNSKALRKMLSGKTASKL from the exons Atgcaaa GTTGCAATGTAGTTATTGCCTCTCGTAAACTTGACAGATTACAAACTGCTGCAAAAGAGTTGGCTGCTAAAATCTCTTCCTCAAATCCAGTCAAAGTGACCCCCATACAATGCAACATCCGCAGAGAAGAAGAG GTGGAAGCTTTGGTGAAATCTACGCTGGATCTGCATGGCAGGATCGATTTCCTGGTGAACAATGGAGGGGGCCAGTTCCCCAGTCCTGCTGAAGCCATCAGTTCAAAGGGCTGGAATGCTGTCATTGAAACTAATCTGAGTGGGACCTTCTACTGCTGCAAGGCAG TGTACAATGCTTGGATGCGGGAGCACGGAGGAGCCATTGTCAACATTGTAGCTGACATGTGGAAGGGGTTTCCTGGCATGTC ACATACTggagcagcaagagctgcagtggATAACCTAACCAAGAGTTTAGCCATAGAGTGGGCCCACAGTGGAGTGAGAATCAACTCTGTAGCCCCT GGAGTAATATTTTCAGAAACTGCTGTTGCAAACTATAAAGAACTTGGTGAAGAGATGTTTAAAAACTACATTCAAAAGATTCCGGCCAAGAGACTGGGAATTCCTGAGGAG GTCTCGCCTACAGTGTGTTTCCTGCTCTCTCATGCTGCGTCCTTTATAACTGGGGAAACTGTGAAGGTGGATGCTGGTCAAAGCTTATATTCCTCCACTTGGGAAATACCAG ATCATAACAGGTGGCCTTCAGCACCAGAAGGAGACAATTCCAAGGCCCTCAGAAAGATGCTTTCTGGCAAGACTGCATCAAAGCTGTGA
- the PECR gene encoding peroxisomal trans-2-enoyl-CoA reductase isoform X1 yields MAAQGSGALCGVLAAGLFRHQVAIVTGGGTGIGKAITADLLGLGCNVVIASRKLDRLQTAAKELAAKISSSNPVKVTPIQCNIRREEEVEALVKSTLDLHGRIDFLVNNGGGQFPSPAEAISSKGWNAVIETNLSGTFYCCKAVYNAWMREHGGAIVNIVADMWKGFPGMSHTGAARAAVDNLTKSLAIEWAHSGVRINSVAPGVIFSETAVANYKELGEEMFKNYIQKIPAKRLGIPEEVSPTVCFLLSHAASFITGETVKVDAGQSLYSSTWEIPDHNRWPSAPEGDNSKALRKMLSGKTASKL; encoded by the exons ATGGCGGCGCAGGGCAGCGGCGCGCTCTgcggggttctggctgccgggcTGTTCCGTCACCAGGTGGCCATCGTGACCGGCGGCGGCACGGGCATCGGCAAGGCCATCACCGCCGACCTGCTGGGCctag GTTGCAATGTAGTTATTGCCTCTCGTAAACTTGACAGATTACAAACTGCTGCAAAAGAGTTGGCTGCTAAAATCTCTTCCTCAAATCCAGTCAAAGTGACCCCCATACAATGCAACATCCGCAGAGAAGAAGAG GTGGAAGCTTTGGTGAAATCTACGCTGGATCTGCATGGCAGGATCGATTTCCTGGTGAACAATGGAGGGGGCCAGTTCCCCAGTCCTGCTGAAGCCATCAGTTCAAAGGGCTGGAATGCTGTCATTGAAACTAATCTGAGTGGGACCTTCTACTGCTGCAAGGCAG TGTACAATGCTTGGATGCGGGAGCACGGAGGAGCCATTGTCAACATTGTAGCTGACATGTGGAAGGGGTTTCCTGGCATGTC ACATACTggagcagcaagagctgcagtggATAACCTAACCAAGAGTTTAGCCATAGAGTGGGCCCACAGTGGAGTGAGAATCAACTCTGTAGCCCCT GGAGTAATATTTTCAGAAACTGCTGTTGCAAACTATAAAGAACTTGGTGAAGAGATGTTTAAAAACTACATTCAAAAGATTCCGGCCAAGAGACTGGGAATTCCTGAGGAG GTCTCGCCTACAGTGTGTTTCCTGCTCTCTCATGCTGCGTCCTTTATAACTGGGGAAACTGTGAAGGTGGATGCTGGTCAAAGCTTATATTCCTCCACTTGGGAAATACCAG ATCATAACAGGTGGCCTTCAGCACCAGAAGGAGACAATTCCAAGGCCCTCAGAAAGATGCTTTCTGGCAAGACTGCATCAAAGCTGTGA